The DNA sequence AAAAGGTTCTCTGGGCCAATGCGTATTCATAAATGTAAAACATAACAGATAGTACTGCCTCGGTTTTTTCGAGGCAGTACTATCTGTTTTTTGCGCCTATCCCGTATCGGAGTGGCAGCCGTAGTTATGAAGAGGCAGAAAAGATGGATATGCCAGAGTTATTCATCTATTAGCATGCATTGTAGCCTAAAACGATGGATATCTTAAGGATATTCATCTTAATGGCGTGCGCGGGGCTCGAAAAGATGAATACTGTCGCGTTATCCATCTTTTCGGCATGAGTTACAGCCTGAAGGAACAGGAGTTGCTTGTCTGTTGAGGCGCTTCAGTTCACATGAAGACACCAAAAATGCTATACTGGTTTTATTGAAACGTTTTCAAAGAAATCCAAAATGAAAGTTGGTATGACAATTGAAAAAAATAAACATCGGTAATTCAGGACTTTTAGCATCAGAAATTTCGCTCGGCATCATGCGCATGAACGCTTTGACGCATGAGGAGGCGAAAGCGGTCATCCGCACGGCAGTGGACAACGGCATCGATTACTTCGATCATGCGGACATCTATGGACGGGGTACTTCCGAGGAAATTTTCGGGAAAGCCTTCAAGGAACTCGGCATCGCGAGGGACAGCGTGATGCTGCAGACGAAGTGCGGCATCATTCCGGGTGTCATGTTCGATTTCTCCAAAGAACACATCATCGCATCAGTGGAGGGCAGCCTGAAACGCCTGCAGACCGATTATGTGGATGCTTTGCTGCTGCACCGGCCGGATACGTTGATGGAACCGGAGGAAGTCGCTGAAGCTTTTGATGAGCTGCAAAAATCAGGGAAAGTGCGCCACTTCGGGGTCAGCAACCAAAATCCGATGCAGGTAGAACTATTGAAGAAAGTCGTCACGCAACCATTGTTGATCAATCAATTGCAGCTCAGCCTGACGCATGCGCCGATGATTGATGCCGGCTTCAACGTAAATATGGTGAACAATCCATCATTCATGCATGACGGATCCGTCCTGGAATACAGCCGGATATCGGATATGACGATCCAGCCGTGGTCGCCGTTCCAGGCCGGAAACGGCAAGAAAGGGCTGTTCTTCGACCATCCCGATTATCCGGAATTGAACGAAAAAATCGAAGCGATGGCGGAAGACAAGGGCGTATCCCGTGAAGCAATCGCGATCGCTTGGTTGCTGCGCCATCCGGCCAAAATGCAGCCGATCGTCGGCAGCATGAATCCGGAGCGCATCGCGGCCATCTGCAAAGCTTCCGATGTGGCGCTGAGCCGCACCGAGTGGTATGACCTCTACAAAGCTGCCGGCAAAAAATTACCTTAAACAAAGCCAACATCTGTTAAAGAGAAAGAAAAAGAACAAGACTCCATTTTAAACTGGAATCTTGTTCTTTTTTTGTCGGTTTACGGTTCATAGACAATCCTCTCGAAGTAGAGCATGTCCATTTCTTTGGCGTCGGCGAATGAACCGGTTATTTCCCCGCTGTATAGCATTTCGCCGGTCGCGATAGCGAATGCGGCCAACTGCGCATTTCGGTCAGGCTCCAGATAAGTCTGTGTCAGTATCGCTTGGTTGCCGGAAACAAGAATCTGCCAATCGGAATCGTGCCTGCGTTTCCACTCAGCAGTACCCTGAAGCGGGATGTTGTCCAACACTTCATCCTTCATCAGGTCAAGCACTTGGAGCGTCCAATCATCTTCTGATTGATGCAGCTGGTAGAAGATGCCGTCCTCGATCGCATACGGCAAGGCATCATTGGAGAAGTCAGCAGCGTTGCTAAGGTCCGTCCATTGCTTCGCATCCCAGTCGTAGCGCTTGAACGCTGTTGAGATAACCGGCGGCGCATATTCGGTCGCTTCCAAATCGGTTTCTTCGGTCCGGACCATCACGAAGATGCCTTTTTTATCATCCTGCGTCAAAACAGCCGTCGAAATGCTCTGGTAACCGGAGACAGCTTCAGGCATCTCGAAGACAAAGTGCTCTTCCAATGAGCCGCTGGTCGGGTCATAGATCGCGATATCGCTGCCGAGATAATCGGAGTAATTCCCGTAACGGCTGTATTCGATGATCACTTTGCCGTCCAGAAAGAAAGTGCGGCTCACGGAATAATAAGTCTTTTGCGTTTTTTCCGGATAGGCAAGCAGGGTTTCCAAAACGGTTCCGCTCGCTTTATCCAATATCTCCAACGAAAAACCGTCATTTTCTTCTACTGCATAATACAAATGGTTTTCCGTCTCTGCATAATTTCCTGAGAAGGAACGCTTGCCGCGCATAAAGGAACGGTAGTCGGCACGCCATGCCAGTACGGCGCTGTCTGCGTAATCCC is a window from the uncultured Trichococcus sp. genome containing:
- a CDS encoding aldo/keto reductase, which produces MKKINIGNSGLLASEISLGIMRMNALTHEEAKAVIRTAVDNGIDYFDHADIYGRGTSEEIFGKAFKELGIARDSVMLQTKCGIIPGVMFDFSKEHIIASVEGSLKRLQTDYVDALLLHRPDTLMEPEEVAEAFDELQKSGKVRHFGVSNQNPMQVELLKKVVTQPLLINQLQLSLTHAPMIDAGFNVNMVNNPSFMHDGSVLEYSRISDMTIQPWSPFQAGNGKKGLFFDHPDYPELNEKIEAMAEDKGVSREAIAIAWLLRHPAKMQPIVGSMNPERIAAICKASDVALSRTEWYDLYKAAGKKLP